Within the uncultured Bacteroides sp. genome, the region CATTTACCTTTCTGCTGCCTTTCTTTGCGGTAAGTTTCGAAAGGCTGGTAATATGAATCTCCCAATGGTGAGATATTCATCAACCGAAGCAACGAAACAATATACTCTCCTGCAACTCTTCCACCCCGTGTTCCGGCTTCGCGGCCTTCCAGTTCATCGGAAGCCAGAAAGTTAATGCTTGCTTTAGCGGCCTGTTGGGAAATACTTTGCAATCCTCTCTCCAATGGTTTCTGAGCGAATATTGCTAAACTTGCTGTCAGAAAGAGTGAAGCTACAATCACTTTTTTCATGTTTATTGGTTATTGGTTGATGCAAAGATAAGAATTTTACAGATGAACCATAGCTGTTTCACGTTTGTTATAATCACTGCTCCTATCTAATTTCATCATGACATAAAGAACCAATCAATATTAATATTATGGATCAGAAGAAAAAACTGACAACTGAAGCTGGTGCACCAATCGGTGACAATCAGAACATTCAGACAGCCGGCCCGCACGGACCAGCGTTAATGCAGAATGCATGGTATATGGAAAAGCTTGCCCATTTCAATCGTGAACGTATTCCGGAAAGAGTTGTCCACGCTAAAGGATCGGGCGCTTTTGGAAGATTGATTATTACAAACGATATTACCAAATACACTAAAGCTGCCATATTCTCGAAGGTTGGTAAAGAGACCGACTTATTCCTTCGATTCTCCACGGTAGCAGGTGAACGCGGAGCTGCCGACACGGAAAGAGATGTGCGCGGTTTTGCCATTAAATTCTATACAGAAGAAGGTAACTGGGATTTGGTAGGAAATAATACTCCTGTCTTTTTTATTCGTGATCCATTGAAGTTTCCCGATTTTATACATACACAAAAAAGAGATCCGAAAACTAATATGCGAAGCAACACTGCCGCATGGGATTTCTGGAGCCTTTCTCCCGAATCGCTTCATCAGGTTATGATCTTAATGAGTGATCGAGGTATTCCAAAGAATCTTCGCCAGATGCATGGCTTTGGTAGTCACACGTTTAGTTTTTACAACGCAAAGAATGAACGTTTCTGGGTGAAATTCCATTTTAAATCTATGCAAGGCATTGCAAATTTCACCAATGAAGAAGCTGCAAAGATTGTTGCTCACGACCGCGAATATTCACAGCGCGACCTGTTTAATCATATTGAAGCCGGTAATTTCCCAAAATGGAGAATGTGCGTGCAGATTATGACGGAAGCCGAAGCAAAAATCTATCGGTTCAATCCGTTCGATTTGACTAAAGTATGGAGCCAAAAAGATTATCCGCTTATTGATGTTGGAATTATGACATTGAACAAGAATCCCGAAAATTACTTTGCCACAGTAGAACAGGCAGCCTTTAATCCGGCGAATGTTGTTCCGGGTATCGGATATTCACCCGACAAAATGTTGCAGGGCCGACTGTTTGCTTACGCTGATGCACAACGTTACCGTCTGGGAGTTAATGCCGGAAGTCTGTCGGTTAATGCCCCACGCTGCCCGTTCCACAACTATCATCATGACGGGAAAATGCGTTTTGATGATAACAACGGCGGTGATGTGAATTATGAACCCAGCAGTTTTGGTGGACCCAAAGACGATAAAGCTTATATAGAGCCCGGTTTTCCTCTGGAAGGAGAAGCGTATAACTATAACCATCGGGAAGATAAGGATTACTACACTCAACCGGGCGATTTATACCGTTTGGTTCCAGTGGAAGAAAAAGAACGCATCCATAAAAATGTGGCAGCAGCAATGGAAGGTGTTCCTGAAAATATAAAGATTCGTGCCATTGCCCGTTTCTATCAAGCTGATGAGAACTGCGGAAAAGGCATTGCTTCCCAATTAGGGATTGATATAAAAGCCGTTCTTGCAGAAGTAGAAAGGCAGAAGATGGAATAACCGTCTTTCATATTTAATACAAGAAAAGCTGTTTTAGATTACCAAACAGCTTTTCTTGTATTAAATTAAATAATAACTATTTTTAGTTTATAATAAAGTCTTTTATTCAGACTTCCTGCTCATCATATCATTACTTATCCAAGTAATCCATGGGTCTATTTCAGTACCAACTGTTTTTGGACTCGACAATGTGATTCTTACATCAGGTGCTATACCAGTTTCATCTATCCCTCTGTCGGGTAATCGCTTTGAGCGGGATATAGGATAATAAAGCGTCATTTTTGAATTTGGAAGATTAATAGGTACTATGTTTGAAAAATCAAGTACACCCATAGTATTATCTTTGCCGTAAACCGTAACTTTATCACTGCACGCTTTTGCATTGAGAACAAATTGCTCGCCAGAACTTGCCACATTACCATCTATAACAATAGCAACCTTGCGTGGAAAATCAGAGATCTCATTACAAGTAATTTCTTGCGTAGACTGGCTATTGTCAACAAATTCTCCAACATGCAATTCCAACCTTTCACATATACGATTATAATATTTACGAACTTTTTCATTGTCTATTTTTGAAACAATGTTCTTAAACGAATTAATATTATTTTTGGTTGATAACCATTCAACACCATCAACCACACCTTTATGTGTATATATCAAAGCTAATAATGAGTCGAAAGTAGAATCCTCACCGCCACCATTACTACGAACATCAATAATAAGGTTCTCACAGCCCGACTTTTTATATTGCTCTACCATATCTATAATAACCGGCTTCTTTTCTGCATCAAAATCTGATACACGAATCATAAATGTATGTGCATCGACTTTCTTTGCAATCATATCAGATGTATACTTATAACTCTTACCTTTGCTTACTCCAGATGTTGGATAACGAAGATGTGCATCATTGAACCATGAAATATAACGACCTACACAGTTATCTTCATTTTTACCTTTAGAAATAGCTTCACGGAGTGATAATTTAAGCTTCTCATATTCAGCGCGGTTCTTATCTGTAACCTTTGACGAATACCCGGCATAATCATTCTCGACTACCTGAACCGCAAAATCAAAATCTCCGCCTCTTGATGCTTGCGCATTAACTTCACCCAAATAACAAGTAGTAAATGCAACTAATAAAAAAAGGAATTTAAGTTTCATCGTTTTGTCCGATTTAAAATCCAAGACTTGCCATATTTCAAAAAATTTAAATATCGCATTCTTTGATTGTTCTTTTAATAATAAGCTTATAAAATATAGAAGTTCTACCTTTAGTAGTACTATTTCCTGACGAATAAATAGTACAAATGTATACTTTTATTCAAACCAAACAAATAATAAACAAGAAAAGTTATCGCATATATATCACTTACCCTCTCCTATCCTTCTCAAACTTCACAAATTTCAAATTCTTTTTCAGCTTTTTATCCGCCAAAAAGCAAATACGCTTAGCCTTCACTTTACTGGGAGTACATTCTTCTGGCTTATCAAAACCTTCACTGCTAGCAGAAAGACTGAAGATGCCTATACCTTCCAGGCAAACTTTATTGCCTTGATGAAGTTCCTGTTCAATGACGTACATAAGTTCAACAATGGTAGCATGGACATCTCCCGGCCTAAGTGTACACCGACTGGCTATATTTTCTGCCAGCTCATTTGTTCCGATGGTTCCCGACGAAAGAGGAACTGCATAGTATTTTACCTGTTCTTCACCCTGACTCTTGTCTGTTTTTTTGCGCACGCAGTATTTGTATACCATAATATTAGTTTGTTTTATCGTTTATTCATAAGACTTTTTAGTTTAGACCCGGGTCTAAAAACTATTGAGACGGGGGTCTAAAATATTTTAGACCCCGGTGTAAATACACTTTCGACCCGGGTCATAATTAAAAGCTATAAAGATAGATAAATAATTACAACTATACAAGTAGAAAACTTTTATACCGGAAAACTTGGGATATAGCCTTAAACTCCTTATTTTTGTATACAATCAACTAATCAGTCTAACTATAGCATAACCAATGATGAAAGAAATAAAAATTGAAATATGTGCCAATTCTGTGGCTAGTTGCATGGAAGCACAAAAGGGAGGTGCGAAGCGTGTGGAACTGTGTGCCGGTATTCCCGAAGGTGGTACTACTCCGTCTCAAGGAACTATTGCTGTAACCCGCGAATTGCTCGAAATCCCTATCCATGTAATTATTCGTCCGCGGGCAGGAGACTTCCTTTATTCTACCGAAGAGATCCGTGTAATGGAACGTGATGTTGCAGTAGCTAAAGATTGCGGTGCCGATGGTGTAGTAATTGGTTGCCTTACTCCGGAAGGCGAAATTGATCAGAGAGTTACAGAACGGTTGGTAAAGTGTGCCAATGGCATGTCGGTTACTTTCCACAGGGCTTTCGATATGTGCATTGACCCTATAAAGGCTTTGGAAGAGATTATCAATCTGGGATGCAACCGTATTCTTACTTCGGGGCAAATGCCAACTGCCGAAGCGGGTATTCCTCTTCTGAAGGAACTTGTAGAGAAGGCTGCCGGACGAATCATCATTCTGCCGGGCTGCGGAATCAATGAAAAGAATATTCTAAAAATTGCTCAGGAAACGGGTGCAAATGAGTTTCACCTCTCTGCACGTGAAAATATTGCCAGCGGCATGACTTATCGCAATCCGAAGGTTTCCATGGGCGGAACGGTGCAGGTAGACGAATATGCCGAGCCTCGCACTTCTGCCGAACGTGTGCGCCAGACGCTGAAAAGTCTGAATATCCAGTAATAGTTCACAATGGGGATTATTAGTTAAATCAAGAAATATGTTTCAGGAAAAACAATTTAATAATTAAACATGATGGATTTTCTAGAACTTGCCAAAGAAAGATATTCGGTTAGAATGTATAGCAATCAGCCGATTGAAAAAGAAAAGATTAACAGAATACTGGAAGCAGGAAGAGTTGCTCCTACTGCACACAACAACCAGCCTCAGCGAATTTACGTAATTCAAAGTGAGGAAGCACGCGAAAAGGTGAAAAAATGTACAAGATACAGCTTCAGTGCTCCCTGCATTTTACTGATATGCTACAACGAAGACGAAAGCTGGTATGGTCCGGACAATAAACTTGGTTCTATTGATGCTTCAATCGTTACAACACACATGATAATGGAAGCTACCGAACTTGGACTGGGCACAGTCTGGGTGGATCTTTCAATGCGGAGATAGCAAAAAGTGAATTTGCTTTGCCAAAAAATATAATTCCGGTTGCTTTTCTTCCGGTGGGCTATCCTGCAGAAATGGCTAAACCAAGTCCGATGCACGCCAATCGTAAAGATATGTCAGAGACTGTCAGTTATTTATAATCGCTGACAGTTTGTAATTAGACTTAACAAAAAACGCCCAACTTTACAATCATGATGTAATAGTTGGGCGTTTTGAATTGTATCTGACTTTTCAGTTATTCTCAATAGCTCTATTAATGAGTGCAGGAGGTAGGAGTACATCCATTACTATTCTGCTGAACCGGCTGTATCTGTTCGATCACTTTTACTAACTGTTCTCCCAATCCGATGCGGTATCCTTGTGATGCGAATACCACACGGTTAAAGGTATCACCCACAATAACAACGGGTAATTCTCCCTGACGGATACTTTCGGCTCCTTCTTTTACCTGACGCAATACCGATCCGTTTTTATCAATACCGAAAGTTACATTCTTTGGAAGCTCACCATAAGCCTTTGGATTAAATGCTTTCCACTCTTCCTCATCCGGGAAAAGTATAATGATTTGCTTGCCCCACTCTTCCAGTTGCTTTTTGCATGCTGCAATATCTCTCAAGGCATGGTTGGTTGGCTCGTGATTATTTCTGACCAAAGCTGCAATGAAGTAGCCTCTCCCGTTAGCACCCAAGAAGCTTTGTTCCTTACCTGTCAAAGCATCGGTAAAAGTAGCTTCGGAATTAAAGTTGCCAAGCACTTGCAACTGACCGGCTGACTCTCGCATTTTCAGCTGAAGATCAGTAGTTTTTCCTTCTTCAATGGTAAAGAAACTTAGATCGCTAAGCACACTGCCATCGGCCATGCGACTTCCGGTTACCATCAGATATTTTCCTGCATCCAGTTTCAGTGGATTGCTGAATATCTTGCTCCATGAGCTTTCTGCTTCTTCATCGAACTCAAGCAGATGTAACTTTCCATCTTCTATCCTGGAAATTGTGAAGTGCTTGTAATAAAGCGGATCTTTCAGAGAACTATTCGGTGTATAGGTTGCATTCAGAAATCCCTGCGGAGCATTTCCTTTTGCTGTATTCTCAAAGTTCACATCCATCCATGAGTCATTATAATAATATTGAAGTTTGGCGGTCATCAATTCAATACGTGCAGGCACGCCCAAGCTGCGAAGTACGGCAACAAAAAGCACATTCCTTGAACGGCTGTCGGCCACGCGGGCTTTCCATACACCAAGCGGTGACATATACAAACGATTGGAGTTCAGATTATCATTGATGGTAATATTATTACGGCACCAGTCAACCCAAGCCTTAGGATTGTTTCTGATATCGTTAGCCAAAGCCGACGGAATCACTTTCTGAAATTCCTGTTTGTAAGCTGTAAGAAACTCATCTCCTACTCTTGGACTCAGTACATAACGGTTATAAACATCACCCTGTCCGGCAGCAGTATAAAGCAAATGATCAGTCAGCACTTCGGCACGTGTATCGCGAAGATCCTTTGCCGAGATTACTTCCAGCAGATTCAAAGCCTTATCTCTGTTCTCAGCAGTTGTGGCAAGAAGGAATTTCTCAATCTCCATCCAGTTACCACGGGAAGCCACAAAAAGTTTCTTTGTCCGTTCCAGGTCAATATTCAACTTCCCGGCAACCTCTTTAATCTTATCTTCATTTATAAAGGTAGCAATATAAGCGTTACGGATAGAATCTTCCTTAGTCAAACGAATATTATTTGCTGCTCGCTGCTGTTTGCTTACATTTGTTTCAACAGGCATCTCAACCGGTGGAACAATATCGAGCGCCATTTCCCTTACAGCATCTAAATCTACTTCGGCGCCGTTAGCTATTTTCTTATCCAATGTCAGCGTCAGCGAGTGATCCTTGCCAACGGATACTTTCCGGAAATCGTAAACACCGTCTTTCGATGCCCATACCACAATATCTCCCTTTCCGGCAGTGAGGAATGACTTTCCATCTTTATCGCTTTGTTTTTTAGCTACGGAATAAAATTCACCATAGTTATAGAGTTTATATTCCACAGTAGCCCCTTCAATGAGCTTCTTGTCAGCATCCAGTATGGTTACATCAATGCGATCTGTAGGCGCATAGTTATCAATCACATTTATCTCGGTAAAATTCGGAGTAACAGTCATTATCTCCTCCTTACCGGTATAGAGTCCGAAAACATTTGTATGCATCAGCATTCCTCTTTTAGCCGGAGCAGTAAACCACGCCAGATTAAGCATTGGTTCCGGTTCACAAGCCCCAAGGAAATACCATTTACCATTTGACCACGCTTCCACCCAGGCATGATTATCATCGGTATGCGCCCATCGGGGAGTATAGACTTGTCGGGCAGGAATACCTACAGAGCGAAGAGCAGCCACCAAAAACGTAGATTCTTCACCGCAACGGCCATAAGCCGTACGCACAGAAGCCAGTGGAGAACTGGTTCGGGAATCAGAAGGTGTATAAACAACCTTCTCATGACACCAGTGATTTACCTCAAGAATAGCATCATACAGTGTGAGATTCTTTACACGATCTTTCAATTCCTTATAAAACACCTCACGAGAATTGTCCAGTGTTTCATTATTTACCCGTAAAGGCAACACGAAATGACGAAACAACTCCTCACTGATCTCTTTTCCCCAAGGCATCTCTTCCTTTGCCTGAAATGACAAATGAACATTTTTTAGATAGAATGTATCCGGATAATCTGTAATATCCGCCAAGGACATATAAGAATAAAGGAACCTCATAGCCTCCTTCTCCCTTGAAGGGAATTTCTTATTAAACACATCAAACATACCTCCCTGAGGTAATGCTGCTTTCTTTTCGGCAAAAGTTTTATCCACCGTTGCACGATACTCTTTGTTGCTGATAAAATGTGCTTCCGAGCATGATACGCCGAATAATATTATTATCAGACAGGTAAATAATGTATCTATTCTTCTCATAAAAAATATAGCTCTAAATTTTGGAGGCAAATATAGCATTTAATTTAAAGCGCATTTATTTTTAAACTTCTTATTTAAAACATTCTATATAAATAATTGCGATTAAAAATAAACTGAACAAAAAACCTGATAATAGAACAAACGTGAGATCTAATTGGAAGCAACTTTTGCATCTGTTTCATGTTATTTTATATTAAAACCGTGAGGGATCACACCTTTTCGTGATGTTTCAGTTAGGGATAAAAATACATCCATTACGAGATACAGAACTATTGGTCAGTATGTTAGCAAAGGCCGTGATGGAGTGATGGATAAAAATATTTTTTCTGTTTGTATTAGCTAAAAAGTACACACTTTCCTGTTCTAAGAAAAACAGAGAATAAAAAAACCTCTTCCGGTAAATAGATACCAGAAGAGGAGCTTTGTTGTTATCCTGATAAACAGAAATCTGATTACCTAGAACCTAAATCCTAAAGTCAGCAGGACTTGTTGTTTATCGTTATTAACTTTTGTCTTTTCAAGATTAAGAATATTAAATGCGTAGAAATCTTCCTTGTAAGCACTGTATTGATAAGCGATATCTGCATAGAAACTACCCGTTCTATATCCTAAACCAAGTGTATAGTTACTGATTGATTGCTGATTGGCATAGTCTGTATCTGTACGAACAGAGTTTACAGGCAGTTCTTTGTATGCATCATTAGAAAAAGCAGTGCTTCTATAGTTATATCCTGCTCTAATAGCAAACTCTGGAACCAACTTAATTTCAGCACCTAAACGTAATGTACTGACGCCTTTCAGATAACTATTTATCATCGAATTCTCATCATACATTTTTACACCGTCACTATAGCTTAACTTTGCAGTAGAATAATCCTGATATTCATATTCAGCGCCAAGAGCTACATTACGTCCAATGGTATAACCCAGACTTAAGTTATATTTCCAGGGAGTGCGAAGCTGGTATTCGGTCATACAATCACGATTGTGCATATCTTCGTAAGTATCGATGTAATATGATTTATATTTAGGATCAGTATCAACATAGCGTATAATATAACCGTCTTTATTGACATCAGCATTCGATGTTAAGACTGCACTATTATACATTGTCAAATTATAGAAAGTCGGTGTATGTATAGTCGCTCCAATTCTTAAAGGAGAATCTTCAACCGGGCGGAAAATCCCTCCTAATTTGAAGTCAACCCCTGTACCAGTTGTATTCATAAAACTTTCCAAAGAATAGGAATAGTCTGAATTAGCAAGGAAATATGGTAGTTCATTTTTATCTTTATCAAGAGGATTATAACTAGTAGGGAATTTTTCACCATAATAAATATCCTTTCTATAATTCAAATCGTAAGCACCAAGTGTAAATCCTAAGTAAACACGATCGTTTATATTGAACGACACGTTAAAGTCATATACATCAATTCCACCTCTCTCTCTGGAAGTATAACTGCCAGAAGGATCATTGCCTGGGAAACCGGTATATTCACCTGGAGTGTTTAAGTCCAAGTTTGGATGGATAAGAGAACCATTCCAGCCCAGAATTGGCAACCATCCAGCGTTGGCATCAACGCCTAAGTTATCACGACTCATGTCACTGGCAGTAAGAGCTGAACGGTATTGCGTAGAGTTACTCATGTTTGACATCTCATCTGTTTGAGAAAAACCATTCAGATTTCCTCCCATTGAAAAATCCCGGTCAAAGGATGCGGCCTTATGATAATTGAACCCAAAGTTCACATACTTTAATGCTGTTTGATTCCCTACTTTCGAGGAATAAACAAAACCGATGTTATCAAAGGAGCCACGGTACTTATCAGAATTCATTATGCTACCGTTGAAATTACTCTTAGAGCTTGTGTAATTGAATCCGAAAGAAGTCATCAGGTCATTGCTTCGGTAAATACCAATCCCCGCAGGATTAGACCCCATTGTAGAAATATCACCACCCAATGCTCCCATTGCTCCGCCCATTCCTACAAAGCGTGCGGTTCCATTAAGGTCACTGCCGGAGAATTTTGCTGCATCATATATTGTCTGAGCGCCGGCTTCTGTACTTAACAAGAAAGCACACGCTACAACTTTCATTAAATTTATTGTTTTCATTGAATTGTTCTTTAAATGAATAATTTAATCAATGTCACTACCTTCTGCCACCAGAACGTGAACTTCCACCACCTGACGAACCGCCACTTGAGCGAGAGCTACCGGAGTTTCCTCCAGAACTTCCACTACTGCGTGAAGAGCTACTATTACTTGGTGAATAGCTACGACTGGAAGAGCTACTGCTGTTATCATATGAACGACGTGATGAGCTCCCACCGGAATAGCTTCTTGATGTAGCGCTGCTTCCACGACTATATGTTCTTGTTGGCGTTCCAGATTCTGAACGGCTGTAAGAAGAGCTTCGTCTGCTTATGCCTTCACCCCCATTTGAGTAAGACCTCGTTGAACTTGGACGTGTGTAACCTGTCCTTCCACTACTTTCCGGACGAACATAATTACCAGATTCTGTGCGGAAGTTTCCTAAACGACGGCTGACTCCTGAATCATTGGTACGAGTACCTACAACCCTACCTACACCAGAACGACGGCTATAAGATGAAGTACGATCTTCTCCTACACGTGAGTAACCTGAAGAACGACGATTTAAAGATGAGCCACGACTAGATGAGTATCCAAAATCTGAGCGACGATTGTTGTAGTATCCAACATGACCGCCTCCCCAATGACCGCCATAACCGCCACCATACCACTGATTCCATCCGCCGTAATATCCGCCATAATAAGGATATCCCCAGCCACCATAGAAACCACCCCAGTAACCAGAATTATAGCCATAGTATCCATCATAGAAACCGCCATAATATGGGTAGTTCCAACCAAATCCCCAGCCCATGCCTAAAGAGCCAAAACGCCAGTCAGACCACAAACGGTTGGTAAAGGTTGGAAATGCATATGCATAATAATCATCAGTGTAAACGTTCCAGTCCCAGGAATTCAGGCCATATACAATATCCCAATAATAAGGACTACTAACACTTACAGCAAAACGCGGAT harbors:
- a CDS encoding HU family DNA-binding protein; the protein is MVYKYCVRKKTDKSQGEEQVKYYAVPLSSGTIGTNELAENIASRCTLRPGDVHATIVELMYVIEQELHQGNKVCLEGIGIFSLSASSEGFDKPEECTPSKVKAKRICFLADKKLKKNLKFVKFEKDRRG
- a CDS encoding TonB-dependent receptor; this translates as MKTINLMKVVACAFLLSTEAGAQTIYDAAKFSGSDLNGTARFVGMGGAMGALGGDISTMGSNPAGIGIYRSNDLMTSFGFNYTSSKSNFNGSIMNSDKYRGSFDNIGFVYSSKVGNQTALKYVNFGFNYHKAASFDRDFSMGGNLNGFSQTDEMSNMSNSTQYRSALTASDMSRDNLGVDANAGWLPILGWNGSLIHPNLDLNTPGEYTGFPGNDPSGSYTSRERGGIDVYDFNVSFNINDRVYLGFTLGAYDLNYRKDIYYGEKFPTSYNPLDKDKNELPYFLANSDYSYSLESFMNTTGTGVDFKLGGIFRPVEDSPLRIGATIHTPTFYNLTMYNSAVLTSNADVNKDGYIIRYVDTDPKYKSYYIDTYEDMHNRDCMTEYQLRTPWKYNLSLGYTIGRNVALGAEYEYQDYSTAKLSYSDGVKMYDENSMINSYLKGVSTLRLGAEIKLVPEFAIRAGYNYRSTAFSNDAYKELPVNSVRTDTDYANQQSISNYTLGLGYRTGSFYADIAYQYSAYKEDFYAFNILNLEKTKVNNDKQQVLLTLGFRF
- a CDS encoding catalase, with product MDQKKKLTTEAGAPIGDNQNIQTAGPHGPALMQNAWYMEKLAHFNRERIPERVVHAKGSGAFGRLIITNDITKYTKAAIFSKVGKETDLFLRFSTVAGERGAADTERDVRGFAIKFYTEEGNWDLVGNNTPVFFIRDPLKFPDFIHTQKRDPKTNMRSNTAAWDFWSLSPESLHQVMILMSDRGIPKNLRQMHGFGSHTFSFYNAKNERFWVKFHFKSMQGIANFTNEEAAKIVAHDREYSQRDLFNHIEAGNFPKWRMCVQIMTEAEAKIYRFNPFDLTKVWSQKDYPLIDVGIMTLNKNPENYFATVEQAAFNPANVVPGIGYSPDKMLQGRLFAYADAQRYRLGVNAGSLSVNAPRCPFHNYHHDGKMRFDDNNGGDVNYEPSSFGGPKDDKAYIEPGFPLEGEAYNYNHREDKDYYTQPGDLYRLVPVEEKERIHKNVAAAMEGVPENIKIRAIARFYQADENCGKGIASQLGIDIKAVLAEVERQKME
- a CDS encoding copper homeostasis protein CutC, whose amino-acid sequence is MKEIKIEICANSVASCMEAQKGGAKRVELCAGIPEGGTTPSQGTIAVTRELLEIPIHVIIRPRAGDFLYSTEEIRVMERDVAVAKDCGADGVVIGCLTPEGEIDQRVTERLVKCANGMSVTFHRAFDMCIDPIKALEEIINLGCNRILTSGQMPTAEAGIPLLKELVEKAAGRIIILPGCGINEKNILKIAQETGANEFHLSARENIASGMTYRNPKVSMGGTVQVDEYAEPRTSAERVRQTLKSLNIQ
- a CDS encoding nitroreductase family protein, producing the protein MMDFLELAKERYSVRMYSNQPIEKEKINRILEAGRVAPTAHNNQPQRIYVIQSEEAREKVKKCTRYSFSAPCILLICYNEDESWYGPDNKLGSIDASIVTTHMIMEATELGLGTVWVDLSMRR
- a CDS encoding transglutaminase-like domain-containing protein codes for the protein MRRIDTLFTCLIIILFGVSCSEAHFISNKEYRATVDKTFAEKKAALPQGGMFDVFNKKFPSREKEAMRFLYSYMSLADITDYPDTFYLKNVHLSFQAKEEMPWGKEISEELFRHFVLPLRVNNETLDNSREVFYKELKDRVKNLTLYDAILEVNHWCHEKVVYTPSDSRTSSPLASVRTAYGRCGEESTFLVAALRSVGIPARQVYTPRWAHTDDNHAWVEAWSNGKWYFLGACEPEPMLNLAWFTAPAKRGMLMHTNVFGLYTGKEEIMTVTPNFTEINVIDNYAPTDRIDVTILDADKKLIEGATVEYKLYNYGEFYSVAKKQSDKDGKSFLTAGKGDIVVWASKDGVYDFRKVSVGKDHSLTLTLDKKIANGAEVDLDAVREMALDIVPPVEMPVETNVSKQQRAANNIRLTKEDSIRNAYIATFINEDKIKEVAGKLNIDLERTKKLFVASRGNWMEIEKFLLATTAENRDKALNLLEVISAKDLRDTRAEVLTDHLLYTAAGQGDVYNRYVLSPRVGDEFLTAYKQEFQKVIPSALANDIRNNPKAWVDWCRNNITINDNLNSNRLYMSPLGVWKARVADSRSRNVLFVAVLRSLGVPARIELMTAKLQYYYNDSWMDVNFENTAKGNAPQGFLNATYTPNSSLKDPLYYKHFTISRIEDGKLHLLEFDEEAESSWSKIFSNPLKLDAGKYLMVTGSRMADGSVLSDLSFFTIEEGKTTDLQLKMRESAGQLQVLGNFNSEATFTDALTGKEQSFLGANGRGYFIAALVRNNHEPTNHALRDIAACKKQLEEWGKQIIILFPDEEEWKAFNPKAYGELPKNVTFGIDKNGSVLRQVKEGAESIRQGELPVVIVGDTFNRVVFASQGYRIGLGEQLVKVIEQIQPVQQNSNGCTPTSCTH
- a CDS encoding S41 family peptidase, with the protein product MKLKFLFLLVAFTTCYLGEVNAQASRGGDFDFAVQVVENDYAGYSSKVTDKNRAEYEKLKLSLREAISKGKNEDNCVGRYISWFNDAHLRYPTSGVSKGKSYKYTSDMIAKKVDAHTFMIRVSDFDAEKKPVIIDMVEQYKKSGCENLIIDVRSNGGGEDSTFDSLLALIYTHKGVVDGVEWLSTKNNINSFKNIVSKIDNEKVRKYYNRICERLELHVGEFVDNSQSTQEITCNEISDFPRKVAIVIDGNVASSGEQFVLNAKACSDKVTVYGKDNTMGVLDFSNIVPINLPNSKMTLYYPISRSKRLPDRGIDETGIAPDVRITLSSPKTVGTEIDPWITWISNDMMSRKSE